One genomic window of Paraburkholderia acidiphila includes the following:
- a CDS encoding ABC transporter permease: MDIQQASSLASSAVTAAIPLMFAGVGELVTEKSGVLNLGVEGMMLMGAVTGYAVTTITGNPWLGLVAGMAAGIAMSLLFGFLVLTMLANQVATGLSLTIFGVGLSAYVGKPYTSAATSATIAAWPVPGLSQLPVVGQAFFSLTPVDYLAFIMFAVVGWFLYRTRAGLVLRSVGESPQVAHSVGFPVIGVRYGATAFGGAMAGLAGSYYSVVQLHLWQEQITAGRGWIALALVVFATWRPGRLLIGALLFGAVTGAQFYAQAVGVPVPTQFLAMLPYVATIVVLVLISRNPNTIRLNAPASLGKPFFGAA, translated from the coding sequence ATGGATATCCAGCAAGCCAGCTCGCTCGCCTCGAGCGCCGTCACCGCCGCCATCCCGCTCATGTTCGCGGGCGTGGGCGAACTCGTCACCGAGAAGTCGGGCGTCCTCAACCTCGGCGTGGAAGGGATGATGCTGATGGGCGCCGTGACGGGCTACGCGGTCACGACCATCACCGGCAATCCGTGGCTCGGCCTAGTGGCGGGCATGGCCGCCGGCATTGCGATGTCGCTGCTGTTCGGCTTTCTCGTGCTCACCATGCTCGCCAACCAGGTGGCCACGGGGCTCTCGCTCACGATCTTCGGCGTCGGGCTTTCGGCGTATGTCGGCAAGCCGTACACCTCGGCCGCCACGTCGGCGACCATCGCGGCCTGGCCGGTTCCGGGGCTCTCGCAACTGCCAGTGGTCGGACAGGCGTTCTTCAGCCTCACGCCCGTCGATTACCTCGCGTTCATCATGTTCGCCGTGGTTGGCTGGTTCCTCTATCGCACGCGCGCCGGACTCGTGCTGCGCTCGGTGGGCGAGTCGCCGCAGGTCGCGCATTCGGTGGGCTTTCCCGTCATTGGCGTGCGCTATGGCGCGACGGCCTTCGGCGGCGCCATGGCCGGGCTCGCAGGCAGCTACTACTCCGTGGTGCAGCTGCATTTGTGGCAGGAGCAAATCACGGCGGGGCGCGGCTGGATTGCGCTCGCACTCGTCGTGTTCGCGACGTGGCGTCCCGGGCGTCTCTTGATCGGCGCGCTGCTCTTTGGCGCGGTCACGGGCGCGCAGTTTTACGCGCAGGCCGTGGGCGTGCCGGTGCCCACGCAGTTCCTCGCCATGCTGCCGTACGTCGCGACGATCGTCGTGCTCGTGCTCATTTCGCGCAACCCGAACACGATCCGCCTGAACGCGCCGGCTTCGCTCGGCAAGCCGTTCTTTGGGGCCGCCTAG